The following coding sequences are from one Sesamum indicum cultivar Zhongzhi No. 13 linkage group LG11, S_indicum_v1.0, whole genome shotgun sequence window:
- the LOC105173347 gene encoding uncharacterized protein LOC105173347, which yields MSQLASSVSSLESKGEFPSQTIINSKQNGNAITLYSGKELQLENSTRRGHEQQDKIKAALEILLKKAKKSNQVSKESPKMFVPKPPFPERFAKSKEEEEEKEILETLLKVEIIIEKAICNLGASINIMPLIIYESLDVSPLKEMGVVLQLANHSVVYPEGVLEDVLVQVNELVFPTDFYVLDMRGHISPNSTSIFLGRRFLETSKIKIDVDAGILSMEFDKEVMVNMHHPTVRRAHA from the exons ATGAGCCAACTGGCCTCCTCCGTCAGCAGCTTGGAGTCTAAAGGTGAGTTTCCCTcccaaactattattaattctaaACAAAACGGTAACGCTATTACCTTGTATAGTGGGAAAGAGCTACAACTCGAAAATAGCACTAGGCGTGGGCATGAACAGCAGGACAAAATAAAGGCTGCACTCGAAATTCTTCTGAAAAAAGCtaaaaaatccaaccaagTCAGCAAGGAAAGTCCCAAGATGTTTGTGCCCAAACCTCCCTTCCCGGAGAGATTTGCCAAGTccaaagaggaggaagaggaaaaggagATTCTTGAAACTTTACTCAAAGTTGAG attataatagaaaaagcAATATGTAATTTGGGTGCTTCTATCAATATTATGCCTCTTATCATTTATGAATCTTTGGATGTTAGCCCATTGAAAGAAATGGGGGTCGTTCTTCAACTTGCCAATCATTCCGTAGTTTACCCTGAAGGAGTTCTTGAGGATGTACTTGTGCAAGTTAATGAATTGGTTTTTCCTACTGACTTTTATGTGCTTGATATGAGGGGGCATATTTCTCCCAATTCTACATCCATCTTTCTAGGAAGACGATTCCTTGAAAcctcaaaaatcaaaattgatgttgatgccGGAATTCTCTCTATGGAATTTGATAAGGAG GTCATGGTGAACATGCATCACCCTACAGTTAGGCGTGCCCACGCCTAA